From one Methylomonas paludis genomic stretch:
- a CDS encoding DUF1566 domain-containing protein, protein MTHGKTLLIASLLFSLISLNAQATLTTTVGGLGIYDSGLNTTWIQDANLLGTWEGAYQSTSYNNIVTAIINASSGVIYDTPNAYDNGTYTLTAADFGSGGRVDWWAGLAFVNYLDTQHYAGSSHWALPTTPDNDALYGYNQISSQLGELFYNELGGTAGSSISSGPFSNVQSSAYWSGTEYGTDPEGAWFFGTRNGYQDGNYKTSQFYAWAVSPGNVAAVPEPNVIWLLGTGLLGFLGLKRRGNIG, encoded by the coding sequence ATGACACACGGAAAAACTTTATTGATTGCCAGTCTGCTGTTCAGTCTCATCAGCCTCAATGCCCAAGCCACCTTAACCACTACCGTCGGCGGTTTAGGGATTTACGACAGCGGCCTCAATACCACCTGGATCCAAGATGCCAATCTGTTAGGTACTTGGGAAGGCGCGTATCAATCTACCAGCTACAATAACATTGTTACCGCTATCATCAATGCCAGCAGCGGTGTGATCTATGACACCCCCAATGCTTACGATAATGGCACTTACACCCTGACTGCTGCGGATTTCGGCAGTGGCGGCAGGGTAGACTGGTGGGCTGGTCTAGCGTTTGTGAATTACCTGGATACCCAACATTACGCTGGTTCCAGTCATTGGGCTTTACCCACCACTCCAGATAACGATGCATTGTATGGTTACAACCAAATCAGCAGTCAGCTAGGTGAGCTGTTTTACAACGAACTGGGTGGTACAGCAGGCAGTTCTATTTCCTCAGGTCCGTTCAGCAATGTCCAATCCTCTGCGTACTGGTCTGGTACGGAATATGGGACTGATCCTGAGGGCGCATGGTTTTTCGGTACCCGCAATGGCTACCAGGACGGCAATTACAAGACCAGCCAGTTTTACGCATGGGCAGTTAGTCCCGGCAATGTTGCCGCCGTGCCGGAACCCAATGTAATCTGGTTGCTTGGCACTGGCTTGTTAGGTTTTC